The following proteins are encoded in a genomic region of Mycolicibacterium confluentis:
- a CDS encoding cyclopropane mycolic acid synthase family methyltransferase, which yields MPKALQPHFDDVQAHYDLSDDFFRLFLDPSQTYSCAYFERDDMTLEEAQLAKIDLSLGKLGLEPGMTLLDIGCGWGATLIRALERYDVNVVGLTLSRNQRDHVEARLAANPSQRSKRVLLQGWEQFDEPVDRIVSIGAFEHFGHDRYADFFTMAYKALPADGVMLLHTITAFNPKNAESLGIPLTFELARFVKFILTEIFPGGRLPSIDMVEEHATAGGFDVERVQSLQPHYARTLDLWAAALESHREEAIAVQSEVVYDRYMKYLTGCAKLFRNGSTDVCQFTLKKL from the coding sequence GTGCCAAAAGCGCTCCAACCGCACTTCGACGACGTCCAAGCGCACTACGACCTGTCAGACGACTTCTTCCGGCTGTTCCTGGACCCGTCGCAGACCTACAGCTGCGCGTACTTCGAGCGCGACGACATGACGCTCGAGGAGGCTCAGCTCGCCAAGATCGACCTCTCGCTGGGAAAGCTCGGTCTTGAGCCCGGGATGACGCTGCTCGACATCGGCTGTGGCTGGGGGGCCACGCTCATCCGCGCCCTGGAGCGCTACGACGTCAACGTCGTGGGCCTGACCTTGAGCCGCAATCAGAGGGACCACGTCGAGGCCCGACTGGCCGCCAACCCCAGCCAGCGGTCCAAGCGGGTGCTGCTGCAGGGCTGGGAGCAGTTCGACGAACCGGTGGACCGGATCGTGTCGATCGGGGCGTTCGAACACTTCGGACATGACCGCTACGCCGACTTCTTCACCATGGCCTACAAGGCGTTGCCTGCCGACGGCGTGATGCTGCTGCACACCATCACCGCGTTCAATCCCAAGAACGCGGAAAGCCTGGGCATTCCCCTGACCTTCGAACTGGCGCGATTCGTCAAATTCATCCTCACCGAGATCTTTCCGGGCGGACGTCTTCCGTCGATCGATATGGTCGAAGAGCACGCCACGGCGGGCGGTTTCGACGTCGAACGGGTGCAGTCGCTGCAACCGCACTACGCGCGCACCCTGGACCTGTGGGCCGCCGCGCTGGAGAGCCACCGCGAGGAGGCCATCGCGGTCCAGTCCGAGGTGGTCTACGACCGATACATGAAGTACCTCACAGGATGTGCCAAGCTCTTCCGTAACGGGTCAACCGACGTCTGCCAGTTCACCCTCAAGAAGCTCTGA
- the hadB gene encoding (3R)-hydroxyacyl-ACP dehydratase subunit HadB, producing MALREFSSVKVGDELPEKVIPLTRQDLVNYAGVSGDLNPIHWDDEIAQLVGLDTAIAHGMLTMGLGGGYVTTWVGDPGAVTEYNVRFTAVVPVPNDGKGAEIVFNGRVKSVDEDSKSVTIAINATTGGKKIFGRAIATAKLA from the coding sequence ATGGCTCTGCGTGAGTTCAGTTCGGTCAAGGTGGGCGACGAGTTGCCTGAGAAGGTAATTCCGCTGACCCGGCAGGATCTCGTCAACTACGCGGGTGTGTCCGGTGACCTCAACCCCATCCACTGGGACGACGAGATCGCCCAGTTGGTCGGTTTGGACACCGCGATCGCCCACGGCATGCTGACCATGGGTCTCGGCGGTGGATACGTGACGACGTGGGTCGGCGACCCGGGCGCGGTCACCGAGTACAACGTCCGCTTCACCGCGGTGGTCCCCGTGCCGAACGACGGCAAGGGCGCCGAGATCGTCTTCAACGGCCGGGTCAAGTCGGTCGACGAGGATTCGAAGTCGGTCACCATCGCCATCAACGCGACGACCGGCGGCAAGAAGATCTTCGGCCGCGCCATCGCCACCGCCAAGCTGGCGTAG
- the rplA gene encoding 50S ribosomal protein L1 → MSKNSKAYREAAEKVDRTKLYTPLEAAKLAKETSSQKQDATVEVAIRLGVDPRKADQMVRGTVNLPNGTGKTARVVVFAVGDKAEAAAAAGADVVGSDDLIEKIQGGWVDFDAAIATPDQMAKVGKIARVLGPRGLMPNPKTGTVTPDVAKAVTDIKGGKINFRVDKQANLHFVIGKASFDENKLAENYGAALDEILRAKPSSSKGRYLKKITVSTTTGPGIPVDPAVTRNFTEA, encoded by the coding sequence ATGAGCAAGAACAGCAAGGCATACCGCGAAGCCGCCGAGAAGGTGGACCGCACCAAGCTCTACACCCCGCTCGAGGCCGCGAAGCTGGCCAAGGAGACGTCGTCGCAGAAGCAGGACGCCACCGTCGAGGTCGCGATCCGGCTGGGTGTCGACCCCCGCAAGGCGGACCAGATGGTGCGCGGCACCGTCAACCTGCCCAACGGCACCGGCAAGACCGCCCGCGTAGTGGTGTTCGCGGTCGGTGACAAGGCCGAGGCCGCTGCGGCCGCCGGCGCCGACGTCGTGGGCAGCGACGACCTGATCGAGAAGATCCAGGGTGGCTGGGTCGACTTCGACGCGGCGATCGCGACGCCTGATCAGATGGCCAAGGTCGGCAAGATCGCCCGGGTGCTTGGTCCGCGTGGCCTGATGCCCAACCCCAAGACCGGAACCGTCACCCCGGACGTGGCCAAGGCCGTGACCGACATCAAGGGCGGCAAGATCAACTTCCGCGTCGACAAGCAGGCCAACCTGCACTTCGTCATCGGCAAGGCCTCTTTCGACGAGAACAAGCTGGCCGAGAACTACGGTGCGGCGCTCGACGAGATCCTGCGCGCCAAGCCGTCGTCGTCCAAGGGCCGGTACCTGAAGAAGATCACGGTCTCGACCACGACGGGCCCGGGCATCCCGGTTGACCCGGCCGTGACCCGGAACTTCACCGAAGCCTGA
- a CDS encoding cyclopropane mycolic acid synthase family methyltransferase produces MSKLKPKYEELQSIYDISNEFYELFLGPTMGYTCGYFERDDMTGDEAQIAKFDLALGKLGLEPGMTLLDVGCGWGACMQRAIEKYDVNVIGLTLSGEQRKYAIDKLAKVPTERSVEVRLQGWEEFDDKVDRIVSIGAFEHFGFERYDDFFNTAYDALPDDGVMLLHTITGFDMRRAKELGLPMTFELARFAKFIMTEIFPGGRLPSVDKVQDHASKAGFDVARTHEIGPHYVRTLQGWAEQLEAHKEEAIALQGQVVYDRYDKYLNGCVNLFRVGHTSVHQFTLAK; encoded by the coding sequence ATGTCCAAATTGAAGCCGAAGTACGAAGAACTACAGTCCATCTACGACATCTCGAACGAGTTCTACGAGCTGTTCCTCGGGCCCACGATGGGCTACACGTGCGGTTACTTCGAACGCGACGACATGACCGGCGACGAGGCCCAGATCGCGAAATTCGATCTCGCGCTGGGAAAGCTGGGACTTGAGCCGGGGATGACGCTGCTCGACGTCGGCTGCGGATGGGGCGCGTGCATGCAGCGCGCCATCGAGAAGTACGACGTGAATGTGATCGGACTGACGTTGTCCGGCGAGCAGCGCAAGTACGCCATCGACAAGCTGGCGAAGGTGCCGACCGAACGCAGTGTCGAGGTCCGCCTGCAGGGCTGGGAGGAGTTCGACGACAAGGTCGATCGGATCGTGTCGATCGGCGCGTTCGAGCACTTCGGTTTCGAGCGGTACGACGACTTCTTCAACACGGCCTACGACGCACTGCCCGACGACGGCGTGATGCTGCTGCACACCATCACCGGGTTCGACATGCGGCGCGCCAAGGAACTCGGTCTGCCGATGACCTTCGAGTTGGCTCGGTTCGCGAAGTTCATCATGACCGAGATCTTCCCCGGTGGCCGCCTGCCGTCGGTCGACAAGGTCCAGGACCACGCCTCGAAGGCCGGCTTCGACGTCGCCCGCACCCACGAGATCGGCCCGCACTACGTGCGGACCCTTCAGGGCTGGGCCGAGCAGCTTGAGGCCCACAAGGAGGAGGCGATCGCCCTGCAGGGCCAGGTCGTCTATGACCGGTACGACAAGTACCTCAACGGCTGCGTGAACCTGTTCCGGGTCGGCCACACGAGCGTTCACCAGTTCACACTGGCGAAATAG
- the rplK gene encoding 50S ribosomal protein L11 has product MAPKKKVAGLIKLQIQAGQANPAPPVGPALGQHGVNIMEFCKAYNAATESQRGNVIPVEITVYEDRSFTFALKTPPAAKLLLKAAGVQKGSGEPHKTKVASVSWDQVREIAETKKEDLNANDIDAAAKIIAGTARSMGITVE; this is encoded by the coding sequence ATGGCCCCGAAGAAAAAGGTCGCTGGGCTGATCAAGTTGCAGATCCAGGCCGGCCAGGCGAACCCCGCCCCGCCGGTTGGTCCCGCGCTCGGCCAGCACGGCGTCAACATCATGGAGTTCTGCAAGGCGTACAACGCCGCGACCGAGTCGCAGCGCGGAAACGTCATCCCCGTGGAGATCACCGTCTACGAGGATCGCAGCTTCACGTTCGCACTGAAGACCCCGCCCGCCGCCAAGCTGCTGCTCAAGGCCGCTGGTGTGCAGAAGGGTTCCGGTGAGCCCCACAAGACCAAGGTCGCCTCGGTCAGCTGGGATCAGGTGCGTGAGATCGCCGAGACCAAGAAGGAAGATCTCAACGCCAACGACATCGACGCCGCCGCCAAGATCATCGCCGGCACCGCCCGGTCGATGGGCATCACCGTCGAGTAA
- the nusG gene encoding transcription termination/antitermination protein NusG yields MTSFEGDTPAAESGDEVVQGAESAIGDVSDVIVDETVTDAEADATEAAEAAAEEPAEDEDPAVALKKDLRTRPGDWYVIHSYAGYENKVKANLETRVQNLDVGDYIFQVEVPTEEVTEIKNGQRKQVNRKVLPGYILVRMDLTDDSWSAVRNTPGVTGFVGATSRPTALSLDDVVKFLLPQGAAKKAAKSTAGAASAGASTEATLERPEILVDFEVGESVTVMDGPFATLPASISEVNAEQQKLKVLVSIFGRETPVELTFNQVAKI; encoded by the coding sequence GTGACTAGCTTCGAGGGCGATACGCCCGCGGCTGAGTCTGGCGACGAAGTCGTCCAGGGCGCCGAGAGCGCCATTGGCGATGTCAGCGATGTCATTGTCGACGAGACGGTCACCGACGCGGAAGCCGACGCGACCGAGGCTGCGGAAGCCGCAGCCGAGGAGCCGGCCGAAGACGAAGATCCTGCAGTGGCGCTCAAGAAGGACCTGCGCACCAGGCCCGGCGACTGGTATGTCATCCACTCCTACGCGGGCTACGAGAACAAGGTGAAGGCCAACCTCGAGACCCGCGTGCAGAACCTCGATGTCGGCGACTACATCTTCCAGGTCGAGGTTCCGACCGAAGAGGTCACCGAGATCAAGAACGGCCAGCGCAAGCAGGTCAATCGCAAGGTGCTGCCCGGTTACATCCTGGTGCGGATGGACCTGACCGACGACTCGTGGTCAGCCGTGCGCAACACCCCCGGTGTGACGGGCTTCGTCGGCGCGACTTCGCGGCCCACCGCGCTCTCGCTCGACGACGTCGTGAAGTTCCTGCTGCCGCAGGGCGCGGCCAAGAAGGCCGCCAAGTCCACCGCGGGCGCGGCCAGCGCCGGTGCTTCGACCGAGGCCACGCTGGAACGCCCGGAGATCCTGGTCGACTTCGAGGTCGGCGAGTCGGTCACCGTCATGGACGGCCCGTTCGCGACGCTGCCCGCATCGATCAGCGAGGTCAACGCCGAGCAGCAGAAGCTCAAGGTGCTGGTGTCGATCTTCGGTCGCGAGACACCCGTCGAACTGACCTTCAACCAGGTCGCCAAGATTTAG
- a CDS encoding RrF2 family transcriptional regulator codes for MQLTRFTDLGLRAMMLLAAGEADGRRVTTRTIAGGAGASEHHIAKAVSRLSELGMVNARRGRVGGLELTEAGRTASIGWLVRHLEGDREVIDCAGERPCPLVAGCRLRRALAEAKEAFYRELDRYTVTDLAGGSRLPVVLQLSTERHHP; via the coding sequence ATGCAGTTGACCCGGTTCACCGATCTCGGCCTGCGGGCGATGATGCTCCTGGCCGCGGGTGAGGCCGACGGCCGACGCGTCACCACCCGCACGATCGCGGGGGGTGCCGGCGCGTCCGAGCACCACATCGCCAAGGCGGTCTCGCGCCTTTCCGAGTTGGGCATGGTGAACGCGCGGCGCGGTCGCGTCGGGGGGCTGGAGCTGACCGAGGCGGGCCGCACCGCCTCCATCGGCTGGCTCGTGCGCCACCTCGAGGGCGACCGCGAAGTCATCGACTGCGCGGGCGAGCGGCCCTGCCCGCTGGTCGCGGGCTGCCGCCTGCGCCGCGCGCTGGCTGAGGCCAAGGAGGCCTTCTACCGCGAACTGGACCGCTACACCGTCACCGATCTCGCCGGCGGCTCCCGCCTGCCGGTTGTTCTGCAACTGTCCACAGAGAGGCACCACCCATGA
- the hadA gene encoding (3R)-hydroxyacyl-ACP dehydratase subunit HadA, producing the protein MALSEKIVGMHFRYPDHYEVEREKVREHAVAVKHDDPFFFDDDAAVEMGYTGLPAPLTFISIFGYKAQIAFFDDASIGIKDAKIVQVDQELKFLKPIQVGDKLFCDVYVHAVRKAHGTDIIVTKNIITNQDGELVQESYTTLAGRSEEDGESGFSDGSA; encoded by the coding sequence GTGGCTCTGTCCGAGAAGATCGTCGGGATGCATTTCCGCTATCCCGACCACTACGAGGTCGAGCGCGAGAAGGTCCGTGAGCACGCGGTCGCGGTCAAGCACGACGACCCGTTCTTCTTCGACGACGATGCGGCCGTCGAAATGGGCTACACCGGACTGCCGGCGCCCCTGACGTTCATCAGCATCTTCGGCTACAAGGCGCAGATCGCCTTCTTCGACGACGCCTCCATCGGCATCAAGGACGCCAAGATCGTCCAGGTCGATCAGGAGCTGAAATTCCTCAAGCCCATCCAGGTGGGCGACAAGTTGTTCTGCGACGTTTACGTGCATGCCGTACGCAAAGCGCATGGCACCGACATCATCGTCACGAAGAACATCATCACCAACCAGGATGGCGAGTTAGTTCAGGAGTCCTACACCACGCTTGCGGGGCGTAGCGAAGAAGACGGAGAGAGTGGTTTCAGCGATGGCTCTGCGTGA
- a CDS encoding alpha/beta fold hydrolase — METAVRTGVARSGDLEIHYEDMGDPSDPAVLLIMGLGAQLLLWRKGFCEKLIARGLRVIRFDNRDVGLSSKLDGQRIDGSQYPSMVRSVLGRRSPAVYTLEDMADDAVAVLDHLDIDRAHIVGASMGGMIAQVVAARHAHRTTSLGVIFSSNNQAALPPPDPRALFAIIKGPPVGAPREAILDNAVRVTKIIGSPAYPTPEDRIRADAAEAYDRCHYPVGVARQFGAITGSGSLRNYDRQISAPTVVIHGLADRLMRPAGGRAVANNISQARLVLFPGMGHDLPEALWDPVVDQLDLTFSYARA; from the coding sequence ATGGAGACCGCGGTGCGCACCGGTGTCGCACGCTCCGGCGACCTCGAGATCCACTACGAGGACATGGGCGACCCGAGCGACCCGGCGGTCCTGCTGATCATGGGCCTGGGCGCACAGCTCCTGTTGTGGCGCAAGGGTTTCTGCGAGAAGCTCATCGCCCGCGGCCTGCGGGTGATCCGGTTCGACAACCGCGACGTGGGTCTGTCGAGCAAGCTCGACGGTCAGCGCATCGATGGATCGCAGTACCCCAGCATGGTCCGCTCGGTGCTCGGCCGGCGAAGTCCCGCGGTGTACACACTCGAGGACATGGCCGACGATGCGGTGGCCGTGCTCGACCACCTCGACATCGACCGCGCACACATCGTCGGCGCCTCGATGGGCGGCATGATCGCCCAGGTGGTGGCGGCGCGGCACGCGCACCGGACCACGTCGCTGGGCGTGATCTTCTCCAGCAACAACCAGGCCGCCCTGCCTCCGCCCGACCCGCGCGCTCTGTTCGCGATCATCAAGGGCCCGCCCGTCGGGGCGCCGCGCGAGGCCATCCTCGACAACGCCGTCCGGGTCACCAAGATCATCGGCAGCCCCGCCTATCCGACCCCGGAGGATCGCATCCGCGCCGACGCGGCTGAGGCCTACGACCGCTGCCACTATCCGGTCGGGGTCGCGCGGCAGTTCGGCGCGATCACGGGCAGCGGCAGCCTGCGGAACTACGACCGCCAGATCAGCGCACCCACGGTCGTCATCCACGGTCTGGCCGACCGCCTGATGCGGCCCGCGGGAGGCCGCGCGGTGGCCAACAACATCTCCCAGGCCCGTTTGGTGCTTTTCCCCGGCATGGGACACGACCTCCCCGAGGCGCTGTGGGACCCCGTCGTCGACCAGCTTGACCTCACGTTTTCCTACGCACGGGCCTGA
- a CDS encoding globin domain-containing protein, with product MTVTAGESAAVRDELEPHHAEIVKATLPLIGAHIDEITSEFYRRLFSNHPELLRNLFNRGNQAQGAQQRALAASIATFATHLVDPDLPHPAELLSRIGHKHASLGVTAEQYPVVHDNLFAAIVAVLGEETVTAEVAAAWDRVYWLMADTLIALESGLYAQAGVADGDVYRRARVVARVADPSGAVLITVRPLSGGIDAFAPGQYVSVGVTMADGARQLRQYSLINAPAQGDLTFAVRPVDAVGDAPAGEVSTWIRDNVCVGDLVDVTVPFGDLPVPGSVDAPLVLISAGIGITPMIGILEALVAQGSDTAVTVLHADRGDGQHALRERQSELVAQLPGATLDVWYEDGLTGGRPGVHAGLLNLADVTRGVPDGAEIYLCGGNAFVSNVRTQLTDSGVAGHRVHCELFSPNDWLLA from the coding sequence ATGACCGTCACCGCCGGGGAATCGGCCGCAGTCCGCGACGAACTCGAACCCCACCACGCCGAAATCGTCAAGGCGACCCTGCCGCTCATCGGCGCGCACATCGACGAGATCACGAGTGAGTTCTATCGGCGCCTGTTCTCCAATCACCCTGAGCTGCTTCGGAATCTGTTCAACCGGGGCAACCAGGCTCAGGGCGCCCAGCAGCGGGCTCTGGCGGCTTCGATCGCGACGTTCGCGACCCACCTGGTGGATCCCGACCTGCCTCACCCCGCCGAACTGCTGTCGCGGATCGGACACAAGCATGCGTCGCTGGGGGTGACCGCCGAGCAGTACCCGGTGGTGCACGACAACCTGTTCGCGGCCATCGTGGCGGTCCTGGGCGAGGAGACCGTGACGGCCGAGGTGGCCGCCGCGTGGGACCGGGTGTACTGGCTGATGGCCGACACCCTGATCGCACTCGAGAGTGGCCTCTACGCGCAGGCTGGTGTGGCCGACGGCGACGTCTACCGGCGCGCCCGTGTGGTGGCGCGGGTCGCCGACCCCTCGGGCGCGGTGCTCATCACGGTCCGTCCCCTGTCTGGCGGCATCGACGCGTTCGCGCCCGGCCAGTACGTCTCGGTCGGCGTGACGATGGCTGACGGCGCGCGCCAACTGCGGCAGTACAGCCTGATCAACGCGCCGGCGCAGGGCGACCTGACGTTCGCGGTCCGACCCGTCGACGCCGTCGGCGATGCGCCCGCCGGCGAGGTGTCCACCTGGATCCGCGACAACGTGTGCGTCGGCGACCTGGTCGACGTCACGGTGCCCTTCGGCGATCTGCCCGTGCCGGGATCCGTCGACGCCCCGCTGGTCCTGATCTCGGCGGGCATCGGCATCACGCCGATGATCGGCATCCTCGAAGCGCTCGTCGCGCAGGGTTCGGACACCGCGGTGACCGTCCTGCACGCCGACCGCGGCGACGGGCAGCACGCGTTGCGGGAGCGCCAGAGTGAACTGGTCGCGCAACTGCCGGGGGCGACCCTCGACGTCTGGTACGAGGACGGCCTGACCGGCGGGCGCCCCGGCGTCCACGCGGGCCTGCTGAACCTGGCCGACGTGACCCGGGGAGTGCCCGACGGTGCCGAGATCTACCTCTGCGGCGGCAACGCGTTCGTGTCGAACGTGCGCACCCAACTGACCGATTCCGGGGTCGCGGGGCACCGTGTGCACTGCGAACTTTTCAGCCCGAATGACTGGCTGCTGGCCTGA
- a CDS encoding M15 family metallopeptidase: MLLSTPMTAHAAPTTSTEAGLVEVHTVVPDAIVDLRYATATNFVGMALYPPDARCLVHDSIAPGLRTAAAALRESGRRLVFWDCYRPHEVQVRMFEAVPDPNWVARPGNYARSHTAGRSVDVTVAEASGRLLDMGTDFDDFSPTAHAYATDGVSAAQQANRALLREAMAGGGLTVYSGEWWHFDGPGAGEQRPLLNVPLT, from the coding sequence ATGCTGCTGAGTACGCCGATGACCGCCCACGCCGCACCCACGACGTCCACCGAAGCCGGACTGGTCGAGGTGCACACCGTCGTCCCCGACGCGATCGTCGATCTGCGCTACGCCACGGCCACCAACTTCGTCGGGATGGCACTGTATCCGCCGGACGCACGCTGTTTGGTGCACGACTCGATTGCGCCCGGGCTGCGTACGGCCGCCGCGGCGTTACGCGAGAGTGGCCGGCGGCTGGTCTTCTGGGACTGCTATCGGCCGCATGAGGTTCAGGTTCGGATGTTCGAGGCGGTGCCGGACCCCAACTGGGTCGCGCGGCCGGGGAACTACGCCCGCAGCCACACCGCCGGCCGTTCGGTCGACGTGACGGTGGCTGAGGCATCGGGGCGTCTGCTGGACATGGGCACCGACTTCGACGACTTCTCGCCGACCGCGCACGCCTACGCCACCGACGGCGTCAGCGCTGCACAGCAGGCCAACCGGGCGCTGCTGCGTGAGGCGATGGCCGGCGGCGGGCTGACGGTGTACTCCGGCGAGTGGTGGCACTTCGACGGACCCGGCGCCGGTGAACAGCGCCCACTGCTCAACGTCCCCCTGACCTGA
- the hadC gene encoding (3R)-hydroxyacyl-ACP dehydratase subunit HadC, whose protein sequence is MALKTDIRGLVLEYPDYFLVGREKVREYARAVKNDDPSFHDEKAAAELGYDTLLAPLTFVSTIALLVQQYFFRTIDLGMETMQIVQVDQQFLYHRPIKVGDKLSAVMHVHSVDERFGADIVVTRNVLTDETGEVVLEAFTTMMGQQGDGSAKVKFDVVTGQVTRVAD, encoded by the coding sequence ATGGCACTCAAGACAGACATCCGCGGACTGGTCCTCGAATACCCGGACTATTTCCTGGTGGGCCGCGAGAAGGTGCGCGAGTACGCGCGTGCGGTCAAGAACGACGATCCGTCCTTCCACGACGAGAAGGCCGCGGCCGAGTTGGGCTACGACACCCTGCTTGCCCCGCTGACCTTCGTTTCGACCATCGCACTGCTGGTTCAGCAGTACTTCTTCCGCACGATCGACCTGGGCATGGAGACCATGCAGATCGTCCAGGTTGACCAGCAGTTCCTCTACCACCGGCCGATCAAGGTGGGCGACAAGCTCAGCGCGGTCATGCACGTGCACTCGGTCGATGAGCGGTTCGGTGCGGACATCGTGGTGACCCGCAATGTGCTCACCGACGAGACCGGAGAGGTCGTCCTGGAGGCCTTCACCACGATGATGGGGCAGCAGGGCGACGGATCGGCCAAGGTCAAGTTCGACGTTGTCACCGGCCAGGTGACCCGGGTGGCGGATTAG
- the secE gene encoding preprotein translocase subunit SecE, producing the protein MSDERDSADALGDGTEDDGRRDGTDAGRGAVVAPARPTGKRSRRVLEAPAEDSETGADADDAKDDDKAAKATKSKAKAKAKDKDGSGGILAPFKFVWTYLSQVVAELRKVIWPNRKQMVTYTSVVLVFLAFMVTLIGLTDLGLAKLVLLVFG; encoded by the coding sequence GTGAGCGACGAGCGCGACAGTGCCGACGCCTTGGGCGACGGCACGGAGGACGACGGTCGCCGCGACGGCACCGACGCCGGCCGCGGTGCGGTTGTGGCGCCTGCGCGTCCCACCGGCAAGCGGTCACGGCGTGTTCTTGAGGCTCCCGCCGAGGACAGCGAGACCGGTGCCGACGCCGATGACGCCAAGGATGACGACAAGGCCGCGAAGGCGACCAAGTCCAAGGCCAAGGCGAAGGCGAAGGATAAGGACGGTTCCGGGGGCATCCTGGCACCGTTCAAGTTCGTTTGGACGTACCTCTCGCAGGTCGTCGCCGAACTGCGCAAGGTCATTTGGCCGAACCGCAAGCAGATGGTGACCTACACCTCCGTGGTGCTGGTGTTCCTGGCGTTCATGGTGACGCTGATCGGCCTGACCGACCTTGGGTTGGCCAAGCTGGTCCTGCTGGTGTTCGGCTGA
- the rpmG gene encoding 50S ribosomal protein L33 gives MASSTDVRPKITLACEVCKHRNYITKKNRRNDPDRLELKKFCPNCGKHQAHRESR, from the coding sequence GTGGCCTCCAGTACCGATGTCCGGCCCAAGATCACTTTGGCCTGCGAGGTGTGCAAGCACCGCAACTACATCACCAAGAAGAACCGCCGTAACGACCCTGACCGGTTGGAACTGAAGAAGTTCTGCCCGAACTGCGGCAAGCACCAGGCGCACCGCGAATCGCGCTGA
- a CDS encoding MBL fold metallo-hydrolase, giving the protein MANDDRLYFRQLLSGRDFAAGDPIATQMRNFSYLIGDRETGDCVVVDPAYAAGDLRDIAQADGMQLSGVLVTHHHPDHVGGTMMGFTLKGLAELMELQSVPIHVNTHEAEWVSRITEIPLSDLTAHEHGDRVSVGAIEIELLHTPGHTPGSQCFLLDGRLVAGDTLFLDGCGRTDFPGGNVDEMFRSLQQLAGLPGDPTVFPGHWYSAEPSAPLEEVKRSNYVYRASNLDQWRMLMGG; this is encoded by the coding sequence ATGGCTAATGACGACCGCCTCTACTTTCGGCAACTGCTCTCCGGCCGCGACTTCGCGGCGGGTGACCCGATCGCGACCCAGATGCGCAACTTCTCGTACCTGATCGGCGACCGCGAGACCGGGGACTGCGTCGTGGTCGACCCCGCCTACGCCGCGGGCGACCTCCGCGACATCGCACAGGCCGACGGCATGCAGTTGTCCGGCGTGCTGGTGACCCACCACCACCCCGACCATGTCGGCGGAACCATGATGGGTTTCACCCTCAAGGGCCTGGCCGAGCTCATGGAATTGCAGAGCGTGCCCATCCACGTCAACACCCATGAGGCGGAATGGGTTTCGCGGATCACCGAGATCCCACTCTCCGATCTGACCGCCCACGAGCACGGTGACAGGGTCAGCGTCGGCGCCATCGAGATCGAACTCCTGCACACCCCCGGCCACACCCCGGGCAGCCAGTGCTTCCTGCTCGACGGCCGTCTCGTGGCCGGCGACACGCTGTTCCTCGACGGCTGCGGGCGCACCGACTTCCCCGGCGGCAACGTCGACGAGATGTTCCGCAGCCTGCAGCAGTTGGCCGGCCTGCCCGGCGACCCGACAGTGTTCCCCGGGCACTGGTACTCGGCCGAGCCGAGCGCACCCCTGGAGGAGGTCAAGCGCAGCAATTACGTCTACCGCGCGTCGAACCTCGACCAGTGGCGCATGCTCATGGGCGGCTGA